A single genomic interval of Streptomyces sp. NBC_00663 harbors:
- a CDS encoding LCP family protein produces MTTKRTLSSLAIPALVLAAASTLLGTSPFPERQAPRALNIVLMGTDSRDTITAAEKPKFHAGGIACNCTDVLMLIHVSARRDRVSVVSMPRDSYADIPPYRDQSSGEERGTHPSKINGAYAEGGPALTIATVESMTGVRVDRYLQVDFRRFIDTVNDVGGVRVCTPRTLKDSATKLHLKPGKHRLTGGRALQYVRSRHVDGSADLGRIQRQQRFLVNALSGLKAKKALTDPVGMARVVDTLLGSGQVEQGFDAGELVQLAAALDKVPARAMEFTTVPIAGFNETRPDIGSTLAWDRERADAMFAKLRADRPLLKADADPKPKDPPSLMGYSPVRGSRFTCG; encoded by the coding sequence GTGACGACGAAGAGAACCCTTTCTTCCCTGGCCATCCCCGCACTCGTCCTCGCTGCCGCCTCGACCCTGCTCGGCACCTCCCCCTTCCCCGAGCGGCAGGCTCCCCGCGCCCTGAACATCGTGCTGATGGGCACCGACAGCCGGGACACCATCACCGCCGCCGAGAAGCCCAAGTTCCACGCCGGCGGCATCGCCTGCAACTGCACCGACGTCCTGATGCTGATCCACGTCTCCGCACGCCGGGACCGGGTCAGCGTGGTGAGCATGCCCCGCGACTCCTACGCGGACATCCCGCCGTACCGCGACCAGTCCAGCGGCGAGGAACGCGGGACGCATCCCTCGAAGATCAACGGCGCGTACGCCGAGGGCGGACCCGCGCTCACCATCGCCACGGTCGAGTCGATGACCGGGGTGCGGGTCGACCGGTATCTCCAGGTGGACTTCCGGCGCTTCATCGACACCGTGAACGACGTCGGCGGGGTGCGGGTGTGCACGCCGCGGACGCTGAAGGACTCGGCCACCAAGCTGCATCTCAAGCCGGGCAAGCACCGGCTGACCGGGGGGCGGGCGTTGCAGTACGTGCGCTCCCGGCACGTCGACGGCAGTGCCGACCTCGGACGGATCCAGCGTCAGCAGCGGTTCCTGGTGAACGCCCTGAGCGGGCTCAAGGCGAAGAAGGCGCTGACCGACCCGGTGGGCATGGCGCGCGTGGTGGACACGCTGCTCGGGTCCGGGCAGGTCGAGCAGGGCTTCGACGCGGGCGAGCTGGTGCAGCTGGCGGCGGCGCTGGACAAGGTGCCGGCGCGGGCCATGGAGTTCACGACCGTGCCGATCGCCGGGTTCAACGAGACCAGGCCCGACATCGGCTCGACGCTGGCCTGGGACCGCGAGCGGGCGGACGCGATGTTCGCGAAGCTGCGCGCCGACCGGCCACTGCTGAAGGCCGATGCCGATCCCAAGCCCAAGGACCCGCCCAGCCTGATGGGGTACTCCCCGGTGCGGGGCAGCCGCTTCACCTGCGGGTGA
- a CDS encoding rodlin produces the protein MIKKVLASAAVAASVVGVASPAMAIGNDGTTSASGNGAHQAFGNSATYGNMSPQMALIQGSLNKPCIGLPAKANLQGIVGLAAVGVLQDVPILSAPQNQQCVENSTQAKGDEPLSHILDDISVLAGNGKGNH, from the coding sequence GTGATCAAGAAGGTTCTGGCTTCCGCCGCGGTCGCCGCTTCCGTCGTCGGTGTCGCCTCCCCCGCCATGGCCATCGGGAACGACGGCACCACCTCCGCCAGTGGCAACGGTGCGCACCAGGCGTTCGGCAACTCGGCCACGTACGGCAACATGAGCCCGCAGATGGCCCTCATCCAGGGCTCGCTCAACAAGCCCTGCATCGGTCTGCCGGCCAAGGCGAACCTCCAGGGCATCGTCGGCCTCGCCGCCGTCGGCGTTCTCCAGGACGTGCCGATCCTGTCGGCCCCGCAGAACCAGCAGTGTGTCGAGAACTCCACCCAGGCCAAGGGCGACGAGCCGCTGTCGCACATCCTGGACGACATCTCCGTCCTGGCGGGCAACGGCAAGGGCAACCACTGA
- a CDS encoding rodlin, with protein MLKKAMAAAAVAASVVGAASPAMAIGNDGTTSASGNEAHSKFGNSITKGDMSPQATLVQSTANKLCVGLPAKANAQAILGIIAAVGVAQDIPVLSAAQNQQCADNSTQAKGDEPVSHILDDISLLAGNGTGNH; from the coding sequence ATGCTGAAGAAGGCAATGGCCGCCGCGGCGGTCGCCGCCTCCGTCGTCGGTGCGGCCTCCCCGGCCATGGCCATCGGGAACGACGGCACCACCTCGGCCAGCGGCAACGAGGCCCACTCGAAGTTCGGGAACTCGATCACCAAGGGCGACATGAGCCCCCAGGCCACGCTGGTGCAGAGCACCGCCAACAAGCTCTGTGTCGGTCTGCCCGCCAAGGCGAACGCCCAGGCCATCCTCGGTATCATCGCCGCCGTCGGTGTGGCCCAGGACATCCCGGTCCTGTCGGCCGCGCAGAACCAGCAGTGCGCCGACAACTCCACCCAGGCCAAGGGTGACGAGCCGGTCTCGCACATCCTGGACGACATCTCCCTCCTGGCGGGCAACGGGACGGGCAACCACTGA
- the chpD gene encoding chaplin ChpD: MKKTAAVVAGAIMALGMAAPAFADAGAEGAAFGSPGVLSGNVVQVPIHVPINVCGNSIDVIGLLNPAFGNTCINK; this comes from the coding sequence ATGAAGAAGACCGCTGCTGTCGTCGCGGGCGCGATCATGGCTCTGGGTATGGCCGCTCCCGCATTCGCCGACGCGGGTGCCGAGGGCGCCGCCTTCGGTTCGCCGGGCGTTCTCTCGGGCAACGTGGTCCAGGTCCCGATCCACGTGCCGATCAACGTGTGCGGCAACTCGATCGACGTCATCGGCCTGCTGAACCCCGCGTTCGGCAACACCTGCATCAACAAGTGA
- a CDS encoding chaplin codes for MVAAAAATSILSLCGTSPALADSDASGTAKDSPGVLSGNNVQVPVDAPVNACGNSIDAVALLNPAFGNSCANDSGSPRGGSYDEPYGGGDSGPGSGHGSGHGKSDSGSSAHGRTEGSPGVGSGNNTGVPVDVPVNACGNTADVISGLNPVFGNDCDSGGYGDDHTAPPYGGEDTPTPTPPNGGGHPTPTPTPSPPSTPTPTPPNGGDHPWTPTPTPTPPTHGDQPTPPGPHGPPPHLPDTGSSSEALLAASGASAALIAAGSVLYRRGRAASRR; via the coding sequence ATGGTCGCGGCTGCCGCCGCGACAAGCATTCTGTCCCTGTGCGGCACCAGTCCCGCCCTCGCCGACTCGGACGCGAGCGGGACGGCCAAGGACTCTCCCGGCGTCCTGTCCGGCAACAACGTCCAGGTCCCCGTCGACGCGCCGGTCAACGCGTGCGGCAACTCGATCGACGCCGTGGCACTGCTGAACCCCGCGTTCGGCAACTCCTGCGCCAACGACTCGGGTTCACCCCGGGGCGGGTCGTACGACGAACCGTACGGCGGCGGCGACTCCGGTCCCGGCTCCGGGCACGGCTCCGGGCACGGCAAGTCCGACTCCGGCTCCTCGGCACACGGTCGCACCGAGGGCTCGCCCGGTGTGGGCTCCGGCAACAACACCGGTGTGCCGGTCGACGTGCCGGTGAACGCGTGCGGGAACACCGCGGACGTGATCAGCGGGCTCAACCCCGTGTTCGGCAACGACTGCGACAGCGGTGGCTACGGCGACGACCACACCGCGCCGCCGTACGGCGGGGAGGACACGCCCACGCCCACCCCGCCGAACGGTGGCGGCCACCCGACGCCCACGCCGACGCCGTCGCCGCCCTCGACGCCGACGCCGACCCCGCCGAACGGTGGCGACCACCCGTGGACGCCGACGCCGACGCCCACGCCGCCCACCCACGGGGACCAGCCCACGCCCCCCGGGCCGCACGGTCCGCCGCCCCACCTCCCCGACACCGGCAGCAGCAGCGAGGCCCTGCTCGCTGCGTCCGGTGCCAGCGCCGCGCTCATCGCGGCCGGGTCCGTCCTGTACCGCCGAGGCCGAGCCGCGTCCCGCCGGTAA
- a CDS encoding NAD(P)-binding domain-containing protein, translating into MYDLLVVGAGPYGLSIASHAVAAGLRVGVFGRPMASWRDHMPRGMFLKSEPWASNLSDPERRWRLDAYCAEQGMTARHGEPIPVEVFAEYGLWFARNAGPAVDERLVTRVVRCAGGFEAVTDDGAVLSARSVALAVGVMPFVEIPTALTGLDTSLVTHSSHHGDLDRFRDRDVTVVGGGQAALETAALLAEQGTRVRVLVRAGELRWNDVPPPWERPWWRSARSPHSGLGCGWRNWFYAERPGLFRRLPEPTRARIAATALGPAGAWWVRDRVEPAVEVLLGHEVAAARAVPGGLRLDVTDGTGSLGTLETEHVVAATGFKPTADRLALLSADLRTALATGADGTPEVGRDFASPSHPGLFLAGLATASGFGPAMRFVHGATYTANALVRGVQRHLQTTPTLTPPHRRTPETARR; encoded by the coding sequence ATGTACGACCTGCTGGTGGTGGGCGCGGGCCCGTACGGCCTGTCCATCGCGTCCCACGCCGTGGCCGCCGGGCTGCGGGTGGGCGTCTTCGGGCGGCCCATGGCGTCCTGGCGCGACCACATGCCCCGCGGGATGTTCCTGAAGTCAGAACCGTGGGCGTCCAACCTCTCCGACCCCGAGCGCCGCTGGCGCCTGGACGCGTACTGCGCCGAGCAGGGCATGACGGCCCGGCACGGGGAGCCGATCCCGGTGGAGGTGTTCGCCGAGTACGGCCTGTGGTTCGCCCGCAACGCCGGGCCCGCGGTGGACGAACGGCTGGTCACCCGGGTGGTCCGGTGCGCGGGCGGCTTCGAGGCGGTCACCGACGACGGGGCGGTGCTGTCCGCCCGCTCGGTCGCGCTCGCCGTCGGCGTCATGCCGTTCGTGGAGATCCCGACGGCCCTCACCGGCCTGGACACGTCCCTCGTGACGCACAGCAGCCACCACGGCGACCTCGACCGCTTCCGGGACCGGGACGTCACGGTCGTCGGCGGTGGCCAGGCGGCGCTGGAGACCGCCGCGCTGCTCGCCGAACAGGGCACGCGGGTACGGGTGCTGGTCCGCGCCGGTGAGCTGCGCTGGAACGACGTGCCGCCGCCGTGGGAGCGCCCGTGGTGGCGGTCGGCCCGCTCCCCGCACAGCGGCCTGGGCTGCGGCTGGCGCAACTGGTTCTACGCCGAGCGCCCCGGTCTCTTCCGCCGGCTCCCGGAGCCGACGCGGGCGCGGATCGCGGCGACGGCGCTGGGCCCCGCCGGCGCCTGGTGGGTGCGGGACCGGGTGGAGCCGGCCGTGGAGGTGCTGCTGGGCCACGAGGTGGCGGCGGCGCGTGCGGTGCCCGGCGGGCTGCGGCTGGACGTCACCGACGGCACCGGATCCCTGGGCACGCTGGAGACCGAACACGTCGTCGCCGCGACGGGTTTCAAGCCGACGGCCGACCGTCTCGCCCTCCTCTCCGCCGACCTGCGCACGGCCCTGGCGACGGGCGCCGACGGCACCCCGGAGGTCGGCCGGGACTTCGCGTCCCCCTCCCACCCCGGCCTGTTCCTGGCCGGCCTCGCGACCGCCTCCGGCTTCGGCCCGGCGATGCGTTTCGTCCACGGCGCGACCTACACGGCAAACGCCCTGGTACGAGGCGTCCAACGCCACCTGCAAACAACCCCCACCCTGACCCCGCCCCACCGCAGGACACCGGAGACGGCACGACGGTGA
- a CDS encoding carboxylate--amine ligase, with protein sequence MSLFDIRVPAVLLRIDRNPFHHGTLGAVRSLGRAGVEVHVIADSAGSPVARSRFVRQIHPPPPPGAPAADIAVALRRVAARISRPAVLIPMDDASAVAVSGLRAELAPCYLLPATPGPLAERVADKAELAALCASMDVPHPLTLIPDSPADAASAAWHLGLPVVAKWSRPWLLPAGSGLRSTVLLRSAHEARELYLRSAEAGSRLLLQAFLPPSPDGDRFCHGYADRAGAVRGGGAGVKLTSWPRGAGLTAVGRWTPDATVQALAERITDELGYRGIFDLDFRHGAGGAPHLLDFNPRPGAQFRLFCDTAGLDVVRALHLDLTHRPLPDGVPRGGREFVVENYAPLSALRPTAHGRELAWCAPDDRRPGRTMWGLWARHVSRRVLERLRGLCASPVDPSRARVVRQGSAPELTGLSDDEKASSR encoded by the coding sequence GTGTCACTGTTCGACATCCGCGTCCCCGCCGTTCTGCTGCGGATCGACCGGAATCCCTTTCACCACGGAACGCTGGGAGCCGTGCGCTCGCTCGGCCGGGCCGGAGTGGAAGTGCATGTGATCGCGGATTCCGCCGGAAGTCCGGTGGCCCGATCGCGTTTTGTACGACAGATCCATCCCCCGCCGCCACCGGGCGCGCCCGCGGCCGACATCGCCGTGGCCCTGCGCCGCGTCGCCGCCCGGATCTCCCGCCCCGCGGTGCTGATCCCGATGGACGACGCGAGCGCGGTCGCGGTGAGCGGGCTGCGCGCGGAGCTGGCGCCCTGCTATCTGCTGCCGGCGACGCCGGGTCCGCTGGCCGAACGGGTCGCCGACAAGGCGGAACTGGCCGCACTGTGCGCATCCATGGACGTGCCGCACCCGCTCACACTGATCCCGGACAGCCCCGCCGACGCCGCGAGCGCCGCCTGGCACCTCGGGCTGCCGGTGGTGGCGAAGTGGAGCCGGCCCTGGCTGCTGCCGGCCGGGAGCGGGCTGCGCAGCACGGTCCTGCTGCGCTCCGCGCACGAGGCGCGGGAGCTGTACCTGCGTTCCGCGGAGGCGGGCAGCCGACTGCTGCTCCAGGCGTTCCTGCCGCCCAGCCCCGACGGCGACCGCTTCTGCCACGGATACGCCGACCGCGCGGGCGCCGTCCGCGGCGGCGGTGCCGGGGTGAAGCTCACGTCCTGGCCGCGCGGCGCGGGGCTGACGGCGGTGGGCCGGTGGACGCCGGACGCGACGGTGCAGGCGCTCGCCGAGCGGATCACTGATGAGCTGGGCTACCGCGGCATCTTCGACCTCGACTTCCGCCACGGCGCCGGGGGCGCTCCGCACCTCCTGGACTTCAACCCGCGCCCCGGCGCCCAGTTCCGGCTGTTCTGCGACACCGCGGGCCTGGACGTCGTACGCGCGCTGCACCTGGACCTGACGCACCGTCCGCTGCCGGACGGGGTGCCGCGGGGCGGGCGGGAGTTCGTGGTGGAGAACTACGCCCCGCTGAGCGCGCTGCGCCCGACGGCCCACGGCCGGGAGCTGGCCTGGTGTGCCCCGGACGACCGGCGGCCCGGCCGGACGATGTGGGGACTGTGGGCCCGGCATGTGTCCCGGCGCGTCCTGGAACGGTTGCGCGGGCTGTGCGCCTCGCCCGTCGACCCGTCACGCGCGCGTGTGGTGCGTCAGGGATCCGCACCGGAGCTGACCGGCCTGTCGGACGACGAGAAAGCGAGCAGCCGCTGA
- a CDS encoding glycoside hydrolase family 26 protein: MDSQQRKARTGRLAFVAVAVAASAALAAGPGFAAGVVRATDPPAPTPASPTEPTEPTEPAVPAVPSVPETPAPAIDPEPKPAAQAPAFGAYLDYGPRGVARMAELSRWLGGAQLRVGHTYLPGDRWSNIEGAPGFLNVWADWRNQRTDRMLVLNVPMLERNEDHVSDAEVRLLLRRGAAGQFDGHFRRLAERLVELDVPDTVIVLGWEMNGITYTHRCGPDPEAWKKYWNRIVTTMRSVPGQKFRFDFTPSRGRDSIAWTKCYPGDDTVDVIGMDSYDQPEGLSFDEQVKEPYGLQEHVDFAKAHGKAISYPEWGLFRNGDNAEYMRRMLAWMDEHKPLYNTLTDYCPHGVWQCEDNPKASDVYRSILFGRTPDEPTPEPTPVDPTPEPTPDPTPTTPPNCSPMDLGEWVEYWIGGKLCMRFDWWSRSR; this comes from the coding sequence ATGGACTCACAGCAGCGAAAGGCCCGGACCGGTCGGCTGGCGTTCGTCGCGGTGGCAGTCGCCGCGTCCGCCGCCCTGGCCGCGGGGCCCGGATTCGCCGCGGGGGTGGTACGGGCCACCGATCCGCCCGCTCCCACACCCGCGTCGCCCACGGAGCCCACGGAACCCACGGAGCCCGCGGTCCCGGCGGTGCCCTCGGTGCCGGAGACCCCGGCGCCGGCGATCGATCCCGAGCCCAAGCCGGCCGCGCAGGCGCCGGCGTTCGGCGCCTACCTCGACTACGGTCCGCGCGGCGTGGCCCGCATGGCCGAGCTCAGCCGCTGGCTGGGCGGGGCGCAACTGCGCGTCGGCCACACCTATCTGCCCGGCGACCGCTGGAGCAACATCGAGGGCGCCCCCGGCTTCCTCAACGTGTGGGCGGACTGGCGCAACCAGCGGACCGACCGGATGCTGGTCCTCAACGTCCCCATGCTGGAGCGCAACGAGGACCACGTCTCCGACGCCGAGGTGCGGCTGCTGCTGCGCCGGGGCGCGGCGGGGCAGTTCGACGGTCACTTCCGCCGCCTCGCCGAGCGTCTGGTCGAGCTCGACGTCCCGGACACGGTGATCGTGCTCGGCTGGGAGATGAACGGCATCACGTACACCCATCGCTGCGGGCCGGACCCGGAGGCCTGGAAGAAGTACTGGAACAGGATCGTCACCACCATGCGTTCGGTGCCGGGCCAGAAATTCCGCTTCGATTTCACGCCCAGCCGCGGCCGGGACTCCATCGCCTGGACGAAGTGTTATCCGGGCGACGACACGGTCGACGTCATCGGCATGGACTCGTACGACCAGCCGGAAGGACTCTCGTTCGACGAGCAGGTGAAAGAGCCCTACGGACTTCAGGAGCACGTGGATTTCGCCAAAGCCCACGGCAAGGCAATTTCCTATCCTGAATGGGGACTCTTCCGCAACGGAGACAACGCCGAGTACATGCGGCGCATGCTCGCGTGGATGGACGAGCACAAACCGCTGTACAACACGCTGACGGACTACTGTCCGCACGGCGTCTGGCAGTGCGAGGACAACCCGAAGGCGTCCGACGTCTACCGGTCGATCCTCTTCGGCCGCACCCCGGACGAGCCGACGCCGGAACCGACGCCGGTCGACCCCACGCCCGAGCCGACCCCCGACCCCACCCCGACCACCCCGCCCAACTGTTCGCCGATGGATCTGGGCGAGTGGGTCGAGTACTGGATCGGCGGGAAGCTGTGCATGCGCTTCGACTGGTGGTCGCGCAGCCGGTGA
- a CDS encoding GNAT family N-acetyltransferase, which produces MTYTTELVTDDTVFAALAPDWARLYRRCSAATPFQSHAWLHSWWLSYGRRGRLRVLVVRDHDDLVAAAPLMRVGRPVPSLVPLGGAISDYGDVLLDDERGEEAVAALTDGLARAARTALVDLREVRPGGAAERLYDHWPGPRRRVGDSLCLELPAVPMAELVGRLPSAKAQQRVRAKLRKLTSLGVERHVVEPDEVDKALRRLLELHQLQWQGRKVTSEHLRPRFRDHLVRSVAPMVRSGDAVVTEFRLDDDVVAVDLTLLSRRLAGGYLYGAHPCLRERKADVAVMLLDACTGHARGTLSLLRGNEPYKHHWKPEPVANQRLLLARRHTAPLLAAALCDVAARRHGKEALRRWRARGGGGGS; this is translated from the coding sequence GTGACGTACACGACGGAACTCGTCACCGACGACACCGTCTTCGCCGCCCTCGCCCCCGACTGGGCCCGTCTGTACCGCCGTTGCTCCGCCGCGACCCCGTTCCAGAGCCACGCGTGGCTGCACTCCTGGTGGCTCTCCTACGGACGTCGCGGCCGGCTGCGGGTCCTCGTCGTCCGCGACCACGACGACCTGGTGGCCGCCGCACCCCTGATGCGGGTGGGCCGTCCCGTGCCCTCGCTCGTGCCGCTCGGCGGGGCGATCTCCGACTACGGGGACGTCCTGCTGGACGACGAGCGGGGCGAGGAGGCGGTGGCCGCGCTGACCGACGGGCTCGCCCGGGCGGCCCGCACCGCGCTGGTCGACCTGCGCGAGGTGCGCCCGGGCGGCGCCGCCGAGCGGCTGTACGACCACTGGCCGGGCCCCCGGCGCCGGGTCGGCGACTCACTGTGCCTGGAACTGCCCGCCGTCCCCATGGCGGAGCTGGTGGGCCGGCTGCCGTCCGCCAAGGCCCAGCAGCGGGTGCGCGCCAAGCTGCGCAAGCTGACCTCGCTCGGCGTCGAACGGCACGTGGTCGAGCCGGACGAGGTCGACAAGGCGCTGCGCCGGCTGCTGGAACTGCATCAACTCCAGTGGCAGGGCCGCAAGGTGACCAGCGAGCATCTGCGGCCCCGGTTCCGCGACCACCTGGTGCGCTCGGTCGCGCCGATGGTGCGCTCCGGGGACGCGGTGGTCACCGAGTTCCGTCTCGACGACGACGTGGTGGCCGTCGATCTGACGCTGCTGTCGCGGCGCCTGGCGGGCGGCTATCTGTACGGCGCCCATCCGTGCCTGCGGGAACGCAAGGCGGACGTGGCGGTGATGCTGCTGGACGCGTGCACCGGGCACGCGCGCGGCACGCTGAGCCTGCTGCGCGGCAACGAGCCGTACAAGCACCACTGGAAGCCCGAACCGGTCGCCAACCAGCGGCTGCTGCTGGCCCGGCGGCACACCGCCCCGCTGCTGGCGGCGGCACTGTGCGACGTCGCGGCCCGGCGGCACGGCAAGGAGGCGCTGCGCAGATGGCGGGCGCGCGGCGGTGGCGGCGGATCGTGA
- a CDS encoding lipopolysaccharide biosynthesis protein gives MTENPTGPRRPAALTRAKALPAWSLLAAGAVAGGLLGGGYGLAKAPSYTATSYVVVVPTEKSDPASALGFAQAYGRVATQLAVLGDAQVWAGVPVRTLKSSVQTATSPDAPMVAITATSARPDLAADMANAVARALTRHADNTESTTNVELQQFARATKPTEPSSASPALTGLVGASAGGLLGGLVLLVRPRRTAQEQTGRSAAVPGPAVAADAHGQL, from the coding sequence ATGACCGAGAACCCCACCGGACCGCGCCGCCCGGCGGCCCTCACCCGCGCCAAGGCGCTCCCGGCCTGGTCGCTGCTCGCGGCCGGCGCCGTCGCCGGCGGTCTGCTCGGCGGCGGGTACGGGCTGGCCAAGGCCCCGTCGTACACGGCCACCAGCTATGTCGTCGTCGTCCCCACCGAGAAGTCCGACCCGGCCTCCGCGCTCGGATTCGCGCAGGCCTACGGGCGGGTCGCCACCCAGCTCGCGGTGCTCGGGGACGCCCAGGTGTGGGCGGGCGTGCCCGTGCGGACGCTCAAGTCCAGTGTGCAGACGGCGACTTCGCCGGACGCCCCGATGGTGGCGATCACGGCGACCTCCGCCCGCCCGGACCTCGCCGCCGACATGGCCAACGCGGTCGCCCGCGCCCTGACCCGGCACGCCGACAACACCGAGTCGACCACCAACGTCGAACTCCAGCAGTTCGCCCGCGCCACCAAGCCCACCGAGCCCTCCTCGGCCTCCCCCGCCCTGACCGGCCTGGTCGGCGCGAGCGCGGGTGGACTCCTTGGCGGCCTGGTACTGCTGGTGCGGCCGCGCCGGACCGCGCAGGAGCAGACCGGCCGTTCGGCCGCCGTACCCGGTCCGGCCGTCGCCGCCGACGCCCACGGCCAGCTGTGA